From the Salvia miltiorrhiza cultivar Shanhuang (shh) unplaced genomic scaffold, IMPLAD_Smil_shh original_scaffold_293, whole genome shotgun sequence genome, one window contains:
- the LOC131003905 gene encoding diacylglycerol kinase 3-like, which translates to MAPPRKPRRLTTSGRSSLIGSLRGFTLSGVRVNKEDLQKKITFPEYLRRAITEAIRAKDAAAAAVLQHYESARGDGAPPAEWPVVVFINSKSGGRHGPKLKARLQELMGEEQVFDLSEVKPHEFVQYGLSCLENFANLGDNCAKATREKLKIVVAGGDGTVGWVLGCLGELNKQGRLPIPPTAVIPLGTGNDLSRSFGWGGSFPFNWKSSVKRTLEKVAHGPTARLDSWQVLISMPAGEELELPYSLKAAEETPLDQELEVEGELPEKVSCYQGVFYNYFSIGMDAQVAYGFHHLRNEKPYLAQGPISNKMIYSGYSCQQGWFCTPCSSYPGLRSLKNILRIYIKKVNHLKWEQIPVPSSVRSIVVLNLPSYGSGRNPWGKLKPDYLEKRGFVQAHPDDGCLEIFGLKHGWHASMVMAEVISAKHIAQASDIRFELRGGEWKKSYLQMDGEPWKQPMNKEFSTFVEIKRVPNQSLMVRAE; encoded by the exons ATGGCCCCTCCACGCAAGCCCAGACGGTTAACAACTTCCGGCCGGTCGTCGCTCATCGGCTCCCTGCGAGGCTTCACGCTCTCCGGCGTGCGTGTCAACAAGGAGGACCTCCAGAAGAAAATCACCTTCCCAGAGTACCTCCGCCGCGCCATCACGGAGGCGATCCGGGCCAAGgacgccgccgccgcagccGTGCTCCAGCACTACGAGTCGGCGCGTGGCGATGGCGCGCCGCCGGCGGAGTGGCCGGTTGTGGTGTTCATCAATTCAAAGAGCGGCGGCCGGCACGGGCCAAAACTCAAGGCCCGGCTCCAGGAACTCATGGGTGAAGAACAG GTTTTTGACCTTTCAGAGGTGAAGCCTCATGAATTTGTTCAGTATGGATTGTCTTGCCTGGAGAATTTCGCTAATCTTGGAGACAACTGCGCAAAAGCAACTCGTGAGAAACTTAAGATTGTG GTGGCAGGAGGTGATGGCACTGTTGGCTGGGTTCTCGGGTGCCTTGGGGAGCTCAACAAACAGGGCAGACTTCCTATTCCGCCAACTGCAGTTATTCCACTTGGTACTGGAAATGACTTATCAAGGAGTTTTGGTTGG GGTGGCTCATTCCCTTTTAATTGGAAATCATCAGTTAAAAGAACCCTTGAAAAGGTCGCCCATGGTCCTACTGCTCGTCTTGACAG TTGGCAGGTCTTAATATCAATGCCAGCTGGGGAAGAGTTGGAGCTACCTTATTCTCTGAAGGCTGCAGAAGAAACGCCTCTTGATCAG GAACTGGAAGTTGAAGGGGAGCTTCCAGAGAAGGTTTCTTGTTATCAAggagtattttataattatttcagCATAG GTATGGATGCCCAAGTTGCTTATGGTTTCCACCATTTACGCAATGAAAAACCTTACCTTGCTCAGGGTCCCATTTCAAATAAG ATGATATACTCTGGATACAGTTGCCAGCAAGGGTGGTTCTGCACACCATGCAGCAGTTATCCAGGTTTAAG GTCTTTGAAGAACATCTTGAGGATTTACATTAAGAAGGTGAATCATTTGAAGTGGGAGCAAATCCCAGTCCCATCGAG TGTGAGATCTATTGTTGTTCTTAATCTTCCTAGCTATGGAAGTGGAAGAAATCCCTGGGGCAAGCTAAAACCAGATTATCTAGAGAAG AGGGGGTTTGTTCAGGCTCACCCTGATGATGGTTGTCTGGAAATTTTTGGTCTTAAACATGGATGGCATGCCTCGATGGTTATGGCTGAAGTAATATCTGCCAAACACATAGCCCAG GCTTCAGATATCCGGTTCGAGCTCAGAGGAGGAGAATGGAAGAAGTCATACCTACAAATGGATGGCGAACCATGGAAACAGCCCATGAACAAGGAGTTCTCAACATTTGTGGAAATCAAGAGAGTACCAAATCAATCCCTCATGGTCAGGGCAGAATAG
- the LOC131003906 gene encoding uncharacterized protein LOC131003906, which produces MDMPTSDFYSSRSNYETRLQLIMKEMDSGNNALDHNLARNETQATGFAIDVFLQALIQLPFSVNYTFCCINSSTGQILDFDIILQNKLKDICGGYYNLGTTSRLYGFLATIFRIRDCSGSEKQETICP; this is translated from the exons ATGGATATGCCGACTTCCGATTTCTACTCATCGCGTTCAAATTATGAAACGAGATTGCAACTGATCATGAAGGAGATGGACTCCGGTAATAACGCGCTTGATCATAATTTGGCAAGAAATGAAACACAGGCTACTGGATTTGCAATAGATGTCTTCCTCCAAGCACTGATCCAGTTGCCTTTCTCGGTCAACTACACATTTTGTTGCATTAATTCTAGCACAGGACAAATTTTGGATTTCGACATTATTCTCCAGAACAAATTGAAG GATATTTGTGGCGGATACTACAATTTGGGCACCACGAGCAGATTATATGGATTTCTCGCCACCATATTCAGAATCAGGGATTGTTCTGGTAGTGAAAAACAAGAAACCATTTGCCCTTGA